Proteins encoded within one genomic window of Sphaerotilus montanus:
- a CDS encoding sensor histidine kinase, translating into MFLKRLTIALAALATASVLQGAAALWALSVANHHAEHGRVTGDIHLGFVELSATKQRLRTWVSQALLGAGPAPDERDRLEQELSAKVEQLRGLAQQAILLGNNLGVEDRQGQFERQEALDVLARGLARLGKAIDAVQPLPPGANAREAWDALTAVFEESEGRNLRTLIAQSIARAASSVERERAAADRTLRLMRTMWVGSSVALALAALVMAAHFARALRRPITELTTGAEALQRGELDHRVPTQSHDEFATVVRSLNAMATELKQHRQREDRARLKLQELVDERTSELRTALDSLQQADARRRQLFADISHELRSPTTAIRGEAEVALRGRQRAPEEYQEALRRIVEVSRQLGLVIDDLLTMARGDIDALALHRLPLDPALPVQEAVVQSMPLAREKGVQLLAPGVPAEALSVLADAQRLRQLVLLLIDNAVRYSHPQGEVRVSLQAVRDEHGRGHCEVCVVDAGIGISQDDLPHIFERNYRGALARLHRADGTGLGLAIGAVLARAHGGTVVVDSQPGHGTTARLRLPLLSEPALLLNEP; encoded by the coding sequence ATGTTCCTCAAGCGCCTGACCATCGCCCTCGCCGCCCTGGCCACGGCCTCCGTCCTGCAAGGTGCAGCAGCGCTGTGGGCACTGAGCGTGGCCAACCACCACGCCGAGCATGGCCGCGTCACCGGCGACATCCACCTCGGGTTCGTCGAACTCTCGGCCACCAAGCAGCGGCTGCGCACCTGGGTGTCCCAAGCCTTGCTGGGCGCGGGCCCCGCACCCGATGAACGAGACCGGCTGGAGCAGGAGCTGTCGGCCAAGGTGGAGCAACTGCGCGGACTGGCGCAGCAGGCGATCCTGCTGGGCAACAACCTGGGCGTCGAGGACCGGCAGGGACAGTTCGAACGCCAGGAAGCCCTGGACGTGCTGGCCCGTGGTCTGGCCCGGCTGGGCAAGGCGATCGACGCCGTGCAACCGCTGCCGCCCGGGGCCAATGCCCGGGAAGCCTGGGACGCGCTGACGGCCGTGTTCGAAGAGTCCGAGGGCCGCAACCTGCGCACGCTGATCGCCCAGAGCATCGCGCGCGCCGCGTCTTCCGTGGAGCGGGAGCGCGCCGCGGCGGACCGCACCCTGCGCCTGATGCGCACCATGTGGGTGGGCAGCTCCGTGGCGCTGGCCCTGGCCGCCCTGGTCATGGCCGCCCACTTTGCGCGAGCCTTGCGCCGGCCCATCACGGAGCTGACCACCGGCGCAGAAGCGCTGCAGCGCGGGGAACTCGACCACCGCGTGCCCACCCAGTCACACGACGAATTCGCCACCGTGGTCCGCAGCCTGAACGCCATGGCCACTGAGCTGAAGCAGCACCGCCAGCGCGAAGACAGGGCCCGGCTGAAGCTGCAGGAACTGGTGGACGAGCGCACCAGCGAGCTGCGCACGGCGCTGGACTCCTTGCAGCAGGCCGACGCGCGCCGGCGCCAGTTGTTCGCGGACATCAGCCACGAGCTGCGTTCACCCACCACCGCCATCCGTGGCGAGGCCGAAGTGGCCTTGCGGGGCCGCCAGCGCGCACCGGAGGAATACCAGGAGGCCCTGCGCCGCATCGTCGAGGTCTCGCGCCAGCTCGGGCTGGTGATCGACGACCTGCTGACCATGGCGCGTGGTGACATCGACGCCCTGGCGCTGCACCGACTGCCCCTCGATCCGGCCCTGCCCGTGCAGGAAGCCGTGGTGCAGAGCATGCCGCTGGCCCGGGAAAAAGGCGTGCAGCTCCTGGCGCCCGGTGTTCCGGCCGAAGCCCTGAGCGTCCTGGCCGATGCACAGCGGCTGCGACAGCTGGTCCTGCTGCTGATCGACAACGCCGTGCGCTACTCGCACCCCCAGGGCGAGGTGCGGGTCAGCCTGCAGGCGGTGCGTGACGAACACGGCCGCGGCCATTGCGAGGTCTGCGTGGTGGACGCTGGCATCGGCATCTCGCAGGATGACCTGCCCCACATCTTCGAACGCAACTACCGCGGGGCCCTGGCCCGGCTGCACCGCGCCGACGGCACCGGCCTGGGCCTGGCCATCGGCGCGGTCCTGGCGCGGGCGCACGGGGGCACCGTCGTCGTGGACAGCCAGCCGGGCCACGGCACCACGGCCCGGTTGCGGCTGCCCTTGTTGTCAGAACCGGCCTTGCTGCTGAACGAACCATGA
- a CDS encoding response regulator transcription factor: MNILIVEDDARISDFLERGLRAEGHRVKLARTGPDGLARAREVFLDDPGTVMLLDVMLPGMSGLEVCQTLRATQVQLPILMLTALGSVDDRVAGLRLGADDYLVKPFEFEELLARIDALGRRGRLQPPAAPARLKVADLELDLDAMRASRAGVALAMTARELALLELLMSAPGRLFRRERILANVWGTSEDPLTNVVDVYVRRLRSKIDDGNAQPLIHTVRGLGYRLEAVPSA; this comes from the coding sequence ATGAACATCCTGATCGTCGAGGACGATGCCCGCATTTCGGACTTCCTGGAGCGCGGCCTGCGCGCGGAAGGACACCGCGTGAAGCTGGCCCGCACGGGGCCTGACGGACTGGCCCGGGCGCGGGAGGTGTTTCTGGACGACCCGGGCACCGTGATGCTGCTCGACGTGATGCTGCCGGGCATGAGTGGCCTGGAGGTGTGCCAGACCCTGCGCGCCACCCAGGTGCAACTGCCGATCCTGATGCTGACCGCGCTCGGGTCGGTGGACGACCGCGTGGCTGGCCTGCGCCTGGGCGCCGACGACTACCTCGTCAAGCCCTTCGAGTTCGAGGAGCTGCTGGCCCGCATCGACGCCCTGGGCCGCCGGGGTCGGCTGCAGCCCCCGGCGGCCCCCGCCCGGCTGAAGGTGGCGGATCTGGAGCTGGACCTCGATGCCATGCGGGCGAGTCGCGCGGGGGTGGCGCTGGCGATGACGGCGCGGGAGCTGGCGCTGCTGGAGCTGCTGATGTCGGCGCCGGGGCGCTTGTTCCGCCGCGAGCGCATCCTGGCCAACGTGTGGGGCACCAGCGAGGATCCGCTGACCAACGTGGTGGACGTCTACGTGCGGCGGCTGCGCAGCAAGATCGACGATGGCAACGCCCAGCCGCTGATCCACACGGTGCGGGGCCTGGGCTACCGGCTGGAGGCGGTACCGTCCGCCTGA
- a CDS encoding carbonic anhydrase family protein — protein MHPHPHPRRGFLSAAGAITAAGFVGTASAKDGPSAQACMVYNADRQKMVTPDDALKLLKDGNDRFVNGQSVNCDLMAQVKATGNGQAPFAAVVGCIDSRVPPELVFDQRIGDIFAARIAGNFVNTDIIGSLEFATKLAGAKLIVVLGHTECGAVKGAVDNAKLGNLTATLANITPSVAKVQGIDGPRNSKNKKLVQAAADQNAQDAARMLTDRSEVLRELVAGGALKIVSAMHDVHTGRISWFG, from the coding sequence ATGCACCCGCACCCGCACCCGCGCCGAGGTTTTCTTTCTGCAGCCGGCGCCATCACCGCCGCCGGTTTCGTGGGCACGGCGTCCGCCAAGGACGGCCCGTCCGCCCAGGCCTGCATGGTGTACAACGCCGACCGCCAGAAGATGGTCACGCCCGATGACGCCCTGAAGCTGCTGAAGGACGGCAACGACCGCTTCGTCAACGGCCAGAGCGTCAACTGCGACCTGATGGCCCAGGTCAAGGCCACGGGCAACGGCCAGGCACCGTTCGCCGCCGTGGTGGGCTGCATCGACAGCCGCGTGCCGCCGGAGCTGGTGTTCGACCAGCGCATCGGCGACATCTTCGCGGCGCGCATCGCGGGCAACTTCGTCAACACCGACATCATCGGCAGCCTGGAGTTCGCCACCAAGCTGGCCGGCGCCAAGCTCATCGTCGTGCTGGGCCACACCGAGTGCGGCGCGGTCAAGGGCGCGGTGGACAACGCCAAGCTGGGCAACCTGACGGCCACGCTGGCCAACATCACGCCCTCCGTTGCCAAGGTGCAGGGCATCGACGGCCCGCGCAATTCCAAGAACAAGAAGCTGGTGCAGGCCGCGGCGGACCAGAACGCCCAGGACGCCGCCCGGATGCTGACCGACCGCAGCGAAGTGCTGCGCGAGCTGGTGGCCGGCGGCGCACTGAAGATCGTGTCGGCGATGCACGATGTTCACACCGGCCGCATCAGCTGGTTTGGCTGA
- a CDS encoding TolB family protein — MHDQPLDLIGTPAFVPGRQRAQLTIADRHGRQRRVVLETEHLIEAPNWSPDGQWLVFNSEGALFKVRADGSSAPERLDTGAHADANNDHVLSPDGRTVYFSTNDCRLLAVPFEGGVPRRVSSEALVETGFHYYLHGVSPDDALLAYVGLRAAADGVGYEYGLYTVPTQGGEDRALLLPGVPVDGPEYSPDGAWIYFNGEIGARPPGHSQLFRMRPDGQGVEQLTHDERVNWFPHLSPDGRWMLYLSYPPGTLGHPANREVILRIAPAEGGPATDLVHLLGGQGTINVNGWAPDSEWFAYVAYPAVAD, encoded by the coding sequence ATGCACGACCAGCCCCTCGACCTCATCGGCACCCCGGCGTTTGTCCCGGGCCGCCAGCGCGCGCAGCTCACCATCGCCGACCGCCACGGGCGCCAGCGCCGCGTCGTGCTGGAGACCGAGCACCTGATCGAGGCACCCAATTGGTCGCCGGACGGCCAGTGGCTGGTGTTCAACAGCGAGGGCGCGCTGTTCAAGGTCCGCGCCGATGGCTCATCCGCGCCGGAGCGCCTCGACACCGGCGCGCACGCAGATGCGAACAACGACCACGTGCTCTCGCCAGACGGGCGCACGGTGTATTTCTCCACCAACGACTGCCGGTTGCTGGCCGTGCCCTTCGAGGGTGGCGTGCCGCGGCGGGTGTCGAGCGAGGCGCTGGTCGAGACGGGGTTCCATTACTACCTGCACGGCGTCTCGCCCGATGACGCGCTGCTCGCCTATGTCGGCCTGCGTGCGGCAGCCGATGGTGTTGGCTACGAGTACGGGCTGTACACCGTGCCCACGCAAGGCGGCGAAGACCGGGCGCTGCTGCTGCCTGGCGTGCCGGTCGACGGCCCGGAGTATTCGCCCGATGGCGCGTGGATCTACTTCAACGGCGAGATCGGCGCGCGCCCGCCCGGGCATTCGCAACTCTTCCGCATGCGCCCGGATGGCCAGGGCGTCGAGCAGCTGACCCACGACGAGCGCGTCAACTGGTTCCCGCACCTGTCACCCGACGGCCGCTGGATGCTCTACCTGAGCTACCCGCCCGGCACGCTCGGGCATCCGGCGAACCGGGAGGTCATCCTCCGCATCGCGCCCGCCGAGGGTGGGCCGGCGACGGACCTTGTGCATCTGCTGGGCGGGCAGGGGACGATCAATGTGAATGGGTGGGCGCCGGACAGCGAGTGGTTTGCGTATGTGGCGTATCCGGCGGTCGCGGATTGA
- a CDS encoding GreA/GreB family elongation factor, which produces MDKFSLQQQVLQRLSEDLLQAEQAVRAAHETATHEENIAENKYDTLGLEAAYLATGQARRADAIRQALAHWRQFRPLPYDASKGIQLGALVCLVDADDQQQQLFLGPDGGSMQLLSGAQRVQVISCDAPLGKAMLGKCEGDEVSLQVATSRQQFEVLRVH; this is translated from the coding sequence ATGGATAAATTCTCGCTGCAGCAGCAGGTGCTGCAACGACTCTCCGAAGACCTGCTGCAAGCCGAACAGGCCGTGCGGGCAGCCCATGAAACGGCGACGCACGAAGAAAATATCGCCGAGAACAAGTACGACACCTTGGGACTCGAAGCCGCCTACCTGGCCACCGGCCAGGCCCGTCGCGCCGACGCCATCCGCCAGGCGTTGGCCCATTGGCGCCAGTTCCGCCCGCTCCCCTACGACGCCAGCAAGGGCATACAGCTCGGCGCGCTGGTCTGCCTGGTCGATGCCGACGACCAGCAGCAACAGCTCTTTCTCGGCCCGGATGGAGGCAGCATGCAGCTGCTCAGCGGCGCCCAGCGCGTCCAGGTCATCAGCTGCGATGCCCCTTTGGGCAAGGCCATGCTGGGCAAATGCGAGGGTGATGAGGTGTCGTTACAGGTCGCCACCAGCCGGCAGCAGTTCGAGGTGCTGCGGGTGCATTGA
- a CDS encoding IS1595 family transposase, protein MPMNRIQFQQGMSLPEFMASFGTEEQCAEAVKQARWPQGFECPRCGSAAHYVVGHGARKLFQCNGCRHQTSLTAGSLFASTKLPLKTWFLAIYLLSQAKTGLSALALKRQVGVSYPTAWLMHQKIMHAMAERVDQYRLDGTVQLDDAYLGGERSGGKAGRGSENKVPFVAAVSVDDQGHPQYVKLAPVSGFTLEAVGQWAQAALMPGTRVVSDGLGCFAAVTSAGCLHTPIVVGQRKPRELPEFTWVNTVLGNLKTTLSGAFHAFKYPKYASSYLAAFAYRFNRRFDLRGLVARLIIDVARCKPRAQRVVRGNAEDRC, encoded by the coding sequence ATGCCGATGAACCGAATCCAGTTCCAGCAGGGGATGTCGCTGCCAGAGTTCATGGCCAGCTTCGGCACGGAAGAGCAATGCGCCGAGGCGGTCAAGCAGGCGCGCTGGCCGCAGGGCTTCGAGTGCCCGCGCTGCGGCAGTGCGGCGCACTACGTGGTGGGCCACGGGGCGCGCAAGCTGTTCCAGTGCAACGGCTGCCGCCACCAGACATCGCTGACCGCGGGCAGCCTGTTCGCCAGCACCAAGCTGCCACTGAAGACGTGGTTCCTGGCGATCTACCTGCTCAGCCAGGCCAAGACGGGACTGTCGGCGCTGGCGCTCAAGCGGCAGGTGGGCGTGAGCTACCCGACGGCGTGGCTGATGCACCAGAAGATCATGCACGCGATGGCCGAGCGGGTGGACCAGTACCGACTCGACGGCACGGTGCAGCTCGACGATGCCTACCTTGGCGGAGAGCGCAGCGGCGGCAAGGCGGGCCGGGGTTCGGAGAACAAGGTGCCGTTCGTGGCGGCGGTCTCGGTCGATGACCAGGGGCATCCGCAGTACGTCAAGCTCGCGCCGGTGAGCGGCTTCACGCTGGAGGCGGTGGGCCAGTGGGCGCAGGCGGCGCTGATGCCGGGAACGCGGGTGGTCAGCGACGGGCTGGGGTGCTTCGCCGCGGTCACCAGCGCGGGCTGCCTGCACACGCCGATCGTGGTGGGCCAGCGCAAGCCGCGCGAGCTGCCCGAGTTCACCTGGGTCAACACGGTGCTGGGCAACCTGAAGACGACGTTGTCGGGTGCGTTCCATGCGTTCAAGTACCCCAAGTACGCCAGCAGCTATCTGGCAGCGTTCGCCTACCGCTTCAACCGCCGGTTCGACCTGCGCGGGCTGGTGGCTCGGCTCATCATCGATGTCGCGCGGTGCAAGCCTCGGGCTCAGCGGGTCGTTCGGGGGAATGCTGAGGATCGTTGCTAA
- a CDS encoding methyl-accepting chemotaxis protein, with protein sequence MTSWNRWTVSGRLYVALGLGAVVVLGALGMGYAQMRRGEALLSAITQTEYRHMQEVHDWQLVATGTTVRIMALNRSADPALAQLFGPEIGPRIEQIDKHLTSIKTWATSESETVALKALDESGPAIMAALARIAERRKAGDEPGAQQAFAQGFMPAVTRYHAAVDAFAQLQHVRLNDSVQAAVARQQQEFWVGALGSLALLGVVGAVVLALTRTIQRSLTRAVRVAEAVAQGDLTVSAGEQRGDEFGQLMSALDRMADSLRAVVSQVRQGTDQIAIGSREIAQGNQDLSDRTEHQASNLQQTAATMEQLATTVRLSADSADEAARLAQQASEVAQRGGDSVGRVVNTMAQIEQSSRRIEEIIGVIDGISFQTNILALNAAVEAARAGEQGRGFAVVAGEVRALAQRSATAAKEIKQLIADSADKVRSGNSQVEAAGQTMTELVRSVQQVSTLIREISTASAEQRNGISGVAASVSALDQATQQNAALVERAAAAASAVSQQSSELATAVAVFKLAGAH encoded by the coding sequence ATGACATCTTGGAATCGGTGGACCGTGTCCGGTCGGCTGTATGTGGCGCTGGGGCTCGGGGCGGTGGTGGTGCTGGGGGCGCTCGGCATGGGCTATGCGCAGATGCGGCGCGGCGAGGCCCTGCTGTCGGCCATCACCCAGACCGAGTACCGGCACATGCAGGAGGTGCATGACTGGCAGCTGGTGGCCACCGGCACCACGGTGCGCATCATGGCGCTCAACCGCAGCGCCGATCCGGCGCTGGCCCAGCTGTTCGGCCCCGAGATCGGACCGCGCATCGAGCAGATCGACAAGCACTTGACCTCCATCAAGACCTGGGCCACGTCCGAGAGCGAAACGGTGGCGCTCAAGGCACTCGACGAGTCGGGGCCGGCGATCATGGCGGCGCTGGCCAGGATTGCCGAGCGGCGCAAGGCCGGTGACGAGCCGGGCGCGCAGCAGGCCTTCGCGCAGGGCTTCATGCCGGCGGTCACCCGTTACCACGCGGCGGTGGATGCGTTCGCGCAGCTGCAGCACGTCCGGCTGAATGACTCTGTGCAGGCCGCGGTCGCGCGGCAGCAGCAGGAGTTCTGGGTGGGCGCGCTGGGCTCGCTGGCGCTGCTCGGCGTCGTCGGTGCGGTGGTGCTGGCCCTGACCAGGACCATCCAGCGCTCGCTGACCCGCGCCGTGCGCGTGGCCGAAGCCGTGGCCCAGGGCGACCTGACGGTGTCGGCCGGCGAGCAGCGCGGCGACGAGTTCGGCCAGCTGATGAGCGCGCTCGACCGCATGGCCGACAGCCTGCGCGCGGTGGTGTCGCAGGTGCGCCAGGGCACCGACCAGATCGCCATCGGCTCGCGCGAGATCGCCCAGGGCAACCAGGACCTGTCGGACCGCACCGAGCACCAGGCCAGCAACCTGCAGCAGACCGCGGCCACGATGGAGCAGCTGGCGACCACCGTGCGGCTGTCGGCCGACAGCGCCGATGAAGCGGCCCGCCTGGCCCAGCAGGCGAGCGAGGTGGCGCAGCGCGGCGGCGACTCCGTGGGCCGGGTGGTGAACACGATGGCGCAGATCGAGCAGTCGTCGCGCCGCATCGAGGAGATCATCGGCGTCATCGACGGGATCTCGTTCCAGACCAACATCCTGGCGCTGAACGCCGCCGTGGAGGCCGCGCGGGCAGGCGAGCAGGGCCGAGGCTTTGCGGTCGTGGCCGGCGAGGTGCGGGCGCTGGCCCAGCGCTCGGCCACTGCGGCCAAGGAGATCAAGCAGCTGATCGCCGATTCGGCCGACAAGGTTCGCAGCGGCAACAGCCAGGTCGAGGCGGCCGGCCAGACGATGACCGAGCTGGTGCGGTCGGTTCAGCAGGTGAGCACGCTGATCCGCGAGATCAGCACCGCCTCGGCCGAGCAGCGCAACGGCATCAGCGGTGTGGCCGCGTCGGTCAGCGCGCTGGACCAGGCCACGCAGCAGAACGCCGCGCTGGTGGAGCGGGCGGCGGCCGCCGCCTCGGCGGTGAGCCAGCAGTCGAGCGAGCTGGCCACGGCGGTGGCGGTGTTCAAGCTGGCCGGCGCGCACTGA
- a CDS encoding FMN-binding negative transcriptional regulator: protein MYIPAHFAITDPAELHRIVRAHPLGTLVTHGESGLDADHIPFEFDPATGVLGTLTAHVARANTLWQRCPSGTPVMVVFRGAQAYISPNWYPSKHEAHRQVPTWNYEVVHAHGTLTVHDDERFVRGLVARLTRQHEAAEPTPWKMADSAPEFIDGMLRNIVGIQIAVTSLVGKAKLSQNKEVRDRHSAADTLASRGHDELARAMRGTPSV, encoded by the coding sequence ATGTACATCCCCGCACACTTCGCCATCACCGACCCCGCAGAGCTGCACCGCATCGTCCGAGCGCACCCGCTGGGCACGCTGGTCACGCATGGCGAATCCGGTCTGGATGCCGACCACATCCCCTTCGAGTTCGACCCGGCCACTGGTGTGCTGGGCACGCTGACCGCCCACGTGGCGCGTGCCAACACGCTGTGGCAGCGCTGCCCCTCGGGCACGCCGGTGATGGTGGTCTTCCGGGGCGCGCAGGCCTACATCTCGCCGAACTGGTATCCGAGCAAGCATGAAGCGCACCGCCAGGTGCCGACCTGGAACTACGAGGTCGTGCATGCCCACGGCACATTGACGGTGCACGATGACGAGCGCTTCGTGCGCGGCCTGGTCGCCCGGCTCACCCGCCAGCACGAAGCGGCCGAACCGACGCCGTGGAAGATGGCGGACTCCGCGCCCGAGTTCATCGACGGGATGTTGCGCAACATCGTCGGCATCCAGATCGCCGTGACGTCCCTGGTGGGCAAGGCCAAGCTCAGCCAGAACAAGGAGGTGCGCGATCGGCACTCGGCCGCCGACACGCTGGCCTCGCGCGGACACGACGAGCTGGCGCGGGCCATGCGCGGTACGCCTTCAGTTTGA
- a CDS encoding VOC family protein codes for MSGVASPIQRVHHSAYRCRDSGATRAFYEDFLGLPLVNALEIHHTRTGRATETLHTFFSMADGACLAFFEAPDMPFEFLPRHDFDLHIALQVDRQTLHTMRDKGRAQGVDTRGIVDHGLFESLYFRDPNGYVVELCCPRPGHDEGMDPSRNRAREKLDGWLARRVGGA; via the coding sequence ATGAGCGGCGTCGCCTCGCCGATTCAGCGGGTGCACCACAGCGCCTACCGGTGCCGCGACTCCGGCGCCACGCGGGCCTTCTACGAGGACTTTCTCGGCCTGCCGCTGGTCAACGCACTGGAGATTCACCACACGCGCACCGGCCGCGCAACGGAAACGCTGCACACCTTCTTCAGCATGGCCGACGGCGCGTGCCTGGCCTTCTTCGAAGCACCGGACATGCCGTTCGAGTTCCTTCCACGGCACGACTTCGACCTGCACATCGCGCTGCAGGTCGACCGCCAGACGCTGCACACCATGCGCGACAAGGGTCGGGCCCAGGGCGTCGACACGCGCGGCATCGTCGACCACGGCTTGTTCGAATCGCTGTACTTCCGCGACCCGAACGGCTATGTGGTCGAGTTGTGCTGCCCGCGGCCGGGCCACGACGAAGGCATGGATCCGTCACGCAACCGGGCGCGCGAAAAGCTCGACGGCTGGCTCGCGCGCCGCGTCGGCGGCGCCTGA
- a CDS encoding putative bifunctional diguanylate cyclase/phosphodiesterase, with amino-acid sequence MTAPIAEDTVSLRAEIDALRSELDLLHDALERMPHGMCAFDSADHLVLANAHYRKIWRLPEEVTRRGSSFRQIMDATPGRETAASRNQPKPAPGSEGTRWREWQLDDGRIVEIVVSRRADGSCVALHEDVTEQRQAQERISFLARHDLLTGLPNRGVLREELERALASNRRGESLALFCLDLDRFKPVNDTYGHAAGDELLRQVAQRLRECVRETDVVARLGGDEFSVVQRGAVQPEGSTRLARRLIDVLTRPFDVDGHVVHIGTSVGVAMAPSDGEDSETLLRHADLALYRAKSEGRGQLSYFEPDMNERVDARRGLENAMREALAARQFELAYQPRYAIDAQRLMGVEALLRWNHPQRGAISPGEFVPLAEETGLIVPIGRLVLERACRDALAWPAHTTVAVNVSAVQFARDTLVADVTHALAESGLPARRLELEITESTMVKDPTRVLGALHTLRDRGVRIAMDDFGTGFSSLSHLRSFPFDHLKIDRSFVRDVVERADLQAIVRGIATLAQGMGMQTTAEGVETAEQLATVRALGCDAIQGFLLGRPAPAAHIGRLMRDARAPTG; translated from the coding sequence ATGACAGCCCCGATCGCCGAGGACACCGTGTCGCTGCGCGCCGAGATCGACGCCTTGCGCAGCGAACTGGACCTGCTGCACGACGCGCTCGAGCGGATGCCACACGGCATGTGCGCCTTCGACAGCGCGGACCACCTGGTGCTGGCCAACGCGCACTACCGCAAGATCTGGCGCCTGCCCGAGGAGGTGACGCGCCGCGGCAGCAGCTTCCGCCAGATCATGGACGCCACGCCTGGCCGCGAGACCGCCGCCAGCCGCAACCAGCCGAAGCCCGCGCCGGGCTCCGAGGGCACCCGCTGGCGCGAATGGCAGCTGGACGATGGCCGCATCGTCGAGATCGTGGTGTCACGCCGTGCCGACGGAAGCTGTGTCGCCCTGCACGAGGACGTGACCGAGCAGCGGCAGGCCCAGGAGCGCATCAGCTTCCTGGCCCGGCACGACCTGCTCACCGGCCTGCCCAACCGCGGCGTACTGCGCGAGGAACTGGAGCGCGCGCTCGCATCCAACCGGCGAGGGGAGAGTCTGGCCCTCTTCTGCCTGGACCTGGACCGCTTCAAGCCCGTGAACGACACCTATGGCCACGCGGCGGGCGACGAACTGCTGCGCCAGGTGGCCCAGCGCCTGCGTGAATGCGTGCGCGAGACCGACGTCGTGGCGCGCCTGGGTGGTGACGAATTCTCCGTGGTGCAGCGCGGCGCCGTGCAGCCCGAAGGCTCGACCCGGCTGGCGCGCCGCCTGATCGACGTGCTGACCCGGCCCTTCGACGTGGATGGCCATGTCGTGCACATCGGCACCAGCGTGGGCGTGGCCATGGCCCCCAGCGACGGCGAGGACAGCGAGACCCTGCTTCGCCACGCGGATCTGGCGCTGTACCGTGCCAAGTCTGAAGGCCGCGGCCAGCTGAGCTACTTCGAGCCCGACATGAACGAGCGTGTGGACGCCCGCCGCGGCCTGGAGAATGCGATGCGCGAGGCCCTGGCGGCCCGGCAGTTCGAGCTGGCCTACCAGCCGCGCTACGCCATCGACGCACAACGTCTGATGGGCGTCGAGGCTCTTCTGCGGTGGAACCACCCGCAGCGGGGCGCCATTTCGCCGGGCGAGTTCGTGCCCCTGGCCGAAGAAACGGGATTGATCGTCCCCATCGGCCGCCTCGTGCTCGAACGGGCCTGTCGCGACGCGCTGGCCTGGCCCGCGCACACGACGGTGGCGGTCAACGTCTCGGCCGTGCAGTTCGCGCGCGACACGCTGGTGGCCGACGTGACCCACGCGTTGGCCGAGTCCGGGCTGCCGGCCCGGCGACTCGAGCTGGAGATCACCGAGTCGACCATGGTCAAGGATCCCACCCGGGTGCTGGGCGCCTTGCACACGCTGCGCGACCGGGGCGTTCGCATCGCGATGGACGACTTCGGCACCGGCTTCTCGTCGTTGAGCCACCTGCGCAGCTTTCCGTTCGACCACCTCAAGATCGACCGCAGCTTCGTGCGCGATGTGGTCGAGCGAGCGGACCTGCAGGCCATCGTCCGCGGCATCGCCACGCTGGCGCAGGGCATGGGCATGCAGACCACCGCCGAAGGGGTGGAGACCGCCGAACAGCTGGCCACCGTGCGCGCCCTGGGCTGCGATGCCATCCAGGGGTTCCTGCTGGGGCGACCTGCGCCTGCAGCGCACATCGGACGGCTGATGCGCGACGCGCGAGCGCCGACCGGCTGA
- a CDS encoding exodeoxyribonuclease III, with the protein MMRLVSLNLNGIRSASSKGLLAWVETVQADCMGVQEVKAQAQDLSPSHTVLDGMHGHFHFAQKKGYSGVGMYTRHTPSAVITGIGVPEFDDEGRYVEVRHDTPERKLSVISCYFPSGSSGDERQQAKFRFIDQIFPHLMALKAEREFILVGDVNIAHQEADLKNWKGNRKNSGFLPEERAWMTRLLDPAEGGLVDVYRRLHPDTTDECYTWWSNRGQARAKNVGWRIDYHLATPGVAALARSASIYKGQWFSDHAPLTVDYDVQI; encoded by the coding sequence GTGATGCGACTGGTCAGCCTCAACCTCAACGGCATCCGCTCAGCCTCCAGCAAGGGCTTGCTGGCGTGGGTCGAAACCGTACAGGCCGATTGTATGGGGGTGCAGGAAGTGAAAGCCCAGGCTCAGGACCTGAGCCCTTCCCACACCGTCCTCGACGGAATGCACGGACATTTTCATTTTGCGCAGAAAAAGGGCTACTCCGGGGTAGGGATGTACACCCGGCACACCCCGAGCGCGGTGATCACCGGCATCGGCGTGCCGGAGTTCGACGACGAGGGCCGCTACGTCGAAGTCCGCCACGACACGCCCGAGCGCAAGCTCTCGGTCATCAGCTGCTACTTCCCCAGCGGCTCCTCCGGCGACGAACGCCAGCAGGCCAAGTTCCGTTTCATCGACCAGATCTTCCCGCACTTGATGGCGCTGAAGGCCGAACGCGAGTTCATCCTGGTCGGCGACGTCAACATCGCCCACCAGGAAGCCGACCTGAAGAACTGGAAGGGCAACCGGAAGAACTCGGGTTTCCTGCCGGAGGAGCGGGCGTGGATGACCCGGCTGCTCGACCCGGCCGAGGGCGGGCTGGTCGATGTCTACCGGCGGCTGCACCCCGACACGACCGACGAGTGCTACACGTGGTGGAGCAACCGCGGGCAGGCGCGGGCGAAGAACGTGGGCTGGCGGATCGACTACCACCTGGCGACGCCGGGAGTCGCGGCGCTGGCGCGGTCGGCGTCGATCTACAAGGGGCAGTGGTTCAGTGACCATGCGCCGTTGACGGTGGACTACGACGTTCAGATCTGA